In one Brassica oleracea var. oleracea cultivar TO1000 chromosome C9, BOL, whole genome shotgun sequence genomic region, the following are encoded:
- the LOC106317648 gene encoding agamous-like MADS-box protein AGL97 — protein MGGTKRKIKIEEIEKKTVKSVAFTKRRNGLFRKAAELCLLSSSAQIAILATPPSTNSHAAFYSFGHSSVDHVVSSLLNDTCPLPTEQENKSGLGFWWEDEGFERSENIDELKEATDAVSRMLNNLRLRLDALKSNQSGGALVIHQEEVLPICDTETNNNEEMTNQITRLEGASGSLVEYVEDSLPNDGFFGDVKIDTL, from the coding sequence ATGGGAGGCACAAAACGTAAAATAAAGATTGAGGAGATCGAAAAGAAGACAGTGAAATCTGTGGCTTTCACGAAACGACGTAACGGTCTCTTCCGCAAAGCTGCTGAGCTCTGTCTTCTCTCTTCCTCTGCTCAAATCGCAATCTTAGCGACTCCTCCTTCTACCAATTCTCACGCTGCTTTCTATTCCTTTGGACATTCCTCTGTCGACCACGTTGTTTCCTCTCTGCTCAACGATACGTGTCCTCTTCCGACAGAACAAGAGAACAAGTCAGGATTAGGGTTTTGGTGGGAAGACGAAGGCTTTGAAAGATCGGAGAACATAGATGAACTGAAAGAAGCTACTGATGCGGTTTCTAGGATGTTGAACAATTTGAGGCTACGATTAGATGCTTTGAAGAGTAATCAAAGTGGTGGTGCTTTAGTGATCCATCAAGAGGAGGTTCTTCCGATTTGTGACACCGAAACAAACAACAACGAAGAGATGACGAATCAAATTACTAGACTTGAAGGAGCTTCTGGAAGTTTGGTAGAGTATGTGGAGGATAGTCTGCCTAATGATGGGTTTTTTGGTGATGTCAAGATTGATACACTTTAA